The genomic segment TCAAGTTCAACAGAAGTTACCTCATATCTAATCCAGACATAAGGGAAATAAACACTAATTTCCCGAATATCAATCCGAAAATTGAGCTGGTCCTACAAAACAATACAACAATCACAGAAACAGATAATAttatcagtttctctaactaCACTTTCAGTTTTTGTGAGTTTGGGGACATTAAGAAATCTTCACAAGATGCTCAACCACTCGGTAATTCTCAACAatcatttgatttttaaatatatcatttattttatttctataaCTAATTAATGTCTGTTATTTATTAGATGTCATAGGTGTCATCATGAAAGTCAAGCAATTGATCCAGTTTCGTAGGGATGACAACAGCACAGACTGCAGGAAGAGAAGTCATATTGATGAACCTTCTGTGCGTACAACCATTTTATTACATTTCGATTCTTTCAAAAAATATGTTATATTGTCGTACTTTTTCTCAGACATGATACTGTTACAATAAATTTGTGGGACGATCTCGCCTTCAATGAAGGCCAATGATTAGAGGAAATGGTGAATGAGAAGCCAATAATTGCTTTCTCAAATATGAAAAGACAACCTTACCAAGGTATTGTCGATTTTATTATAAATGTATTGATCAATAACTTAAAATACTcacttctcgatttttttccACAGACATAGTTCAATTAAAATCCACATATACTACTACGATATATCTAAACTCACCATGCACTGAATCAGAGAACTTAAATTTATGGTGAGCAAACTGAATTCTATTATTTCCCCGAGCATCAATATTTTAATTTGTACTGCATCCCTATTGCAATTTAGAATGAATCAAGTTAATAAAAGTGTTGTATAATTTAATCTATGaaaaaaacatattgattaCGTAATAACAAGTCGAAAATTCACTTTTGTTGAAACATcttataatatcattttttttactaATACTTCTTGTTGTTTTTGACAAACAGGCTTAACTCGGGTTTTAAAGACCACAATCTCGATAATTTGTGGCTGGCTACTAAACTGAAATATTCTAAAGAATCACCATCAATCAATTGCTCAATGAACGCAAACGTTTAACCGAGGTAAGAGAAAAATTTCACAATTTTTCCCTTTTATTACGCTAAATGTTTCTCCCATTTATCCAAAACACTAGTTTTATTTGGTTTATCGAATGTATCGATCTTATGTTCTAATGAACTAAAACACATACTACTCTTTCAAAGGATACGTACTTGAAGTTGAAAACAGATTTAACCCTTGGTATGAAGCTTGTAACAATTGTTCGAGGGAAATTATTAAAACAAAAGATGCGACAACTTGTACCAAATGCGTTCATATACTTGCCGAAGTAGTGCCGAGGTATAAATCCATCATATTTGTTTCTCATTCATGAAATAATAGCatacatttatattttttatcataCTGTCACATGTACAGGTATCGAGTTACGATAAATGTCAAAAAAGACAATGACAATATAAAAATTACAATGTTTGAAGACGTAGTTGCTGCTCTTATTGGTTGTCCAGTGAAAAGATTATATAAAGTCTGTTGCTGAGGTTAGTTTAAACCACATTACTATAAATAACATCTAAACTTTAAAACTCTATCACTGACTTGTGTTTGG from the Primulina tabacum isolate GXHZ01 chromosome 16, ASM2559414v2, whole genome shotgun sequence genome contains:
- the LOC142530157 gene encoding replication protein A 70 kDa DNA-binding subunit B-like is translated as MADSEVSSITSLQPNQKATTLVLKVLRQGNSLFSKANSKPIRKIIFLDEEGTMIYGIVFANAMQYFHEQLKFNRSYLISNPDIREINTNFPNINPKIELVLQNNTTITETDNIISFSNYTFSFCEFGDIKKSSQDAQPLDVIGVIMKVKQLIQFRRDDNSTDCRKRSHIDEPST